Proteins found in one Perca fluviatilis chromosome 9, GENO_Pfluv_1.0, whole genome shotgun sequence genomic segment:
- the slain2 gene encoding SLAIN motif-containing protein 2 isoform X2, whose amino-acid sequence MEDINSNINADLEVRKLQDLVKKLEQQNEQLRSRSTMLSSSGAMSGNHRPLSEGYDPSSLTAGMSAGLAGFTGVGFVGTGGYGGLLGNTRGLSPRLSYDGISFRRPYEYEGASAAASVSSMNSLYSDSIGGFTDEGETSILDEVEILDLEDMDCLNEDEDSWLYEAKLNSPLQKALSPIVWCRQALDNPSPEMESAKRSLIHRLDLTMSANKRRSLYGSPYNQQGYGSPYSTNAANSPYSSGFNSPSSTPSKMPTVRQQLMLGNAAHQRNTAAERNPPAVSPQSSVDSELSTSEMDEDSVGSSNTYKLNDVTDVQILARMQEESLRQDYAATASRRSSGSSCHSLRRSTFSDQELDAHSLEDEEEAVHPAFHLPSSRFSPSPRHSPRASPRNSPRSRSPARSIDYSHSRGSPQPIISRLQQPRHSLQGHGHDLQTNVVKNEEKLRRSLPNLTRSSAATAQGPEPVKNSRSCESNLQVQNGGSPRHQSQSATDQLTRYSAPSRSSPKPKQHLQSPTALRVPLSCCFGEEGDFIPSPSKLRTPVTPSPLALRQPVKATSNPGSATSTPTRSLASPRSGLPRPSASAGGGIPLPRSKLAQPVRRSLPAPRTYSGTGDNWREGCY is encoded by the exons ATGGAGGATATCAACTCCAACATCAACGCGGACTTGGAGGTGCGTAAGCTCCAGGACTTGGTGAAGAAACTCGAACAGCAAaatgaacagcttcggagtcggTCTACGATGTTGTCCTCGTCTGGAGCGATGTCAGGGAACCACAGACCCCTCAGCGAGGGATACGACCCGTCGTCGCTTACAGCGGGGATGTCAGCCGGTCTGGCCGGCTTCACTGGGGTGGGGTTCGTCGGAACGGGCGGCTACGGTGGGCTGCTAGGGAATACCCGCGGTTTGAGCCCCAGACTGTCTTACGACGGTATCAGTTTCAGGAGGCCGTATGAATATGAGGGGGCATCGGCTGCCGCCTCAGTGTCGAGTATGAACTCACTTTATTCAGACAGCATCGGGGGTTTTACAGACGAAGGGGAAACATCAATCCTAGATGAAGTGGAAATCTTAGATCTCGAAGACATGGATTGTCTAAACGAAGACGAGGACAGCTG GCTATATGAGGCGAAGCTGAACAGTCCCCTGCAGAAAGCCTTGAGTCCTATTGTGTGGTGCCGCCAAGCTCTTGACAACCCCAGTCCTGAGATGGAATCAGCCAAGCGCTCCCTCATCCACAGACTGGACCTCACCATGTCAG CCAACAAGCGCAGGAGCCTGTATGGAAGCCCCTACAACCAGCAGGGTTATGGAAGCCCGTATAGCACAAACGCAGCCAACAGCCCTTACAGCAGTGGCTTCAACTCCCCCTCCTCAACCCCCAGCAAAATGCCTACTGTCAGACAGCAGCTAATGCTTGGGAATGCAG CACACCAGCGAAACACAGCGGCAGAGAGGAATCCTCCGGCGGTGAGCCCGCAGTCATCAGTGGACAGCGAGCTGAGCACCTCAGAAATGGACGAGGACTCAGTGGGCTCCTCAAATACCTACAAACTCAATGATGTCACGGATGTCCAGATACTGGCACGCATGCAGGAAGAGA GTTTGAGACAAGATTACGCCGCAACAGCATCCAGGCGGAGCTCAGGTTCGTCCTGCCACTCGCTGCGGCGCAGCACCTTCAGCGACCAGGAGTTAGATGCACACAGTctggaggacgaggaggaggcgGTGCACCCGGCCTTCCACCTGCCCTCCAGCCGCTTCAGCCCCTCCCCTCGACACTCTCCCCGCGCCTCCCCCAGGAATTCTCCCCGCTCTCGCTCCCCCGCCCGCTCGATTGACTACAGCCACAGCCGCGGCTCGCCTCAGCCCATCATCAGCCGCCTGCAGCAGCCTCGCCACTCGCTGCAGGGCCACGGGCACGACCTGCAGACCAACGTGGTGAAGAACGAAG AAAAGCTGCGTCGTAGTCTTCCCAACCTCACGCGCTCCTCAGCGGCGACGGCCCAGGGTCCAGAGCCCGTCAAGAACAGCCGCAGCTGCGAGTCCAACCTGCAAGTGCAGAATGGAGGCTCTCCTCGACACCAGAGCCAGTCTGCCA CAGATCAACTCACGAGATACTCGGCCCCTTCTCGGTCCTCCCCGAAACCCAAACAGCACCTCCAAAGCCCAACTGCCCTGCGAG TCCCACTCTCCTGTTGCTTTGGAGAAGAAGGTGATTTCA TCCCCTCTCCCAGTAAGTTGAGAACTCCAGTCACCCCGTCCCCACTGGCCTTGAGGCAACCGGTAAAGGCCACATCCAACCCCGGCTCTGCCACCTCCACCCCCACCCGCTCCCTGGCTTCTCCCCGCAGCGGCCTGCCCCGACCCAGTGCTTCTGCAGGAGGGGGGATCCCTCTGCCTCGCAGCAAATTGGCCCAACCTGTGCGCAG ATCTCTTCCCGCTCCTCGGACATACAGCGGCACAGGTGACAACTGGAGAGAAGGTTGTTACTGA
- the slain2 gene encoding SLAIN motif-containing protein 2 isoform X4 translates to MEDINSNINADLEVRKLQDLVKKLEQQNEQLRSRSTMLSSSGAMSGNHRPLSEGYDPSSLTAGMSAGLAGFTGVGFVGTGGYGGLLGNTRGLSPRLSYDGISFRRPYEYEGASAAASVSSMNSLYSDSIGGFTDEGETSILDEVEILDLEDMDCLNEDEDSWLYEAKLNSPLQKALSPIVWCRQALDNPSPEMESAKRSLIHRLDLTMSANKRRSLYGSPYNQQGYGSPYSTNAANSPYSSGFNSPSSTPSKMPTVRQQLMLGNAAHQRNTAAERNPPAVSPQSSVDSELSTSEMDEDSVGSSNTYKLNDVTDVQILARMQEESLRQDYAATASRRSSGSSCHSLRRSTFSDQELDAHSLEDEEEAVHPAFHLPSSRFSPSPRHSPRASPRNSPRSRSPARSIDYSHSRGSPQPIISRLQQPRHSLQGHGHDLQTNVVKNEEKLRRSLPNLTRSSAATAQGPEPVKNSRSCESNLQVQNGGSPRHQSQSATDQLTRYSAPSRSSPKPKQHLQSPTALRVPSPSKLRTPVTPSPLALRQPVKATSNPGSATSTPTRSLASPRSGLPRPSASAGGGIPLPRSKLAQPVRRSLPAPRTYSGTGDNWREGCY, encoded by the exons ATGGAGGATATCAACTCCAACATCAACGCGGACTTGGAGGTGCGTAAGCTCCAGGACTTGGTGAAGAAACTCGAACAGCAAaatgaacagcttcggagtcggTCTACGATGTTGTCCTCGTCTGGAGCGATGTCAGGGAACCACAGACCCCTCAGCGAGGGATACGACCCGTCGTCGCTTACAGCGGGGATGTCAGCCGGTCTGGCCGGCTTCACTGGGGTGGGGTTCGTCGGAACGGGCGGCTACGGTGGGCTGCTAGGGAATACCCGCGGTTTGAGCCCCAGACTGTCTTACGACGGTATCAGTTTCAGGAGGCCGTATGAATATGAGGGGGCATCGGCTGCCGCCTCAGTGTCGAGTATGAACTCACTTTATTCAGACAGCATCGGGGGTTTTACAGACGAAGGGGAAACATCAATCCTAGATGAAGTGGAAATCTTAGATCTCGAAGACATGGATTGTCTAAACGAAGACGAGGACAGCTG GCTATATGAGGCGAAGCTGAACAGTCCCCTGCAGAAAGCCTTGAGTCCTATTGTGTGGTGCCGCCAAGCTCTTGACAACCCCAGTCCTGAGATGGAATCAGCCAAGCGCTCCCTCATCCACAGACTGGACCTCACCATGTCAG CCAACAAGCGCAGGAGCCTGTATGGAAGCCCCTACAACCAGCAGGGTTATGGAAGCCCGTATAGCACAAACGCAGCCAACAGCCCTTACAGCAGTGGCTTCAACTCCCCCTCCTCAACCCCCAGCAAAATGCCTACTGTCAGACAGCAGCTAATGCTTGGGAATGCAG CACACCAGCGAAACACAGCGGCAGAGAGGAATCCTCCGGCGGTGAGCCCGCAGTCATCAGTGGACAGCGAGCTGAGCACCTCAGAAATGGACGAGGACTCAGTGGGCTCCTCAAATACCTACAAACTCAATGATGTCACGGATGTCCAGATACTGGCACGCATGCAGGAAGAGA GTTTGAGACAAGATTACGCCGCAACAGCATCCAGGCGGAGCTCAGGTTCGTCCTGCCACTCGCTGCGGCGCAGCACCTTCAGCGACCAGGAGTTAGATGCACACAGTctggaggacgaggaggaggcgGTGCACCCGGCCTTCCACCTGCCCTCCAGCCGCTTCAGCCCCTCCCCTCGACACTCTCCCCGCGCCTCCCCCAGGAATTCTCCCCGCTCTCGCTCCCCCGCCCGCTCGATTGACTACAGCCACAGCCGCGGCTCGCCTCAGCCCATCATCAGCCGCCTGCAGCAGCCTCGCCACTCGCTGCAGGGCCACGGGCACGACCTGCAGACCAACGTGGTGAAGAACGAAG AAAAGCTGCGTCGTAGTCTTCCCAACCTCACGCGCTCCTCAGCGGCGACGGCCCAGGGTCCAGAGCCCGTCAAGAACAGCCGCAGCTGCGAGTCCAACCTGCAAGTGCAGAATGGAGGCTCTCCTCGACACCAGAGCCAGTCTGCCA CAGATCAACTCACGAGATACTCGGCCCCTTCTCGGTCCTCCCCGAAACCCAAACAGCACCTCCAAAGCCCAACTGCCCTGCGAG TCCCCTCTCCCAGTAAGTTGAGAACTCCAGTCACCCCGTCCCCACTGGCCTTGAGGCAACCGGTAAAGGCCACATCCAACCCCGGCTCTGCCACCTCCACCCCCACCCGCTCCCTGGCTTCTCCCCGCAGCGGCCTGCCCCGACCCAGTGCTTCTGCAGGAGGGGGGATCCCTCTGCCTCGCAGCAAATTGGCCCAACCTGTGCGCAG ATCTCTTCCCGCTCCTCGGACATACAGCGGCACAGGTGACAACTGGAGAGAAGGTTGTTACTGA
- the slain2 gene encoding SLAIN motif-containing protein 2 isoform X1, with product MEDINSNINADLEVRKLQDLVKKLEQQNEQLRSRSTMLSSSGAMSGNHRPLSEGYDPSSLTAGMSAGLAGFTGVGFVGTGGYGGLLGNTRGLSPRLSYDGISFRRPYEYEGASAAASVSSMNSLYSDSIGGFTDEGETSILDEVEILDLEDMDCLNEDEDSWLYEAKLNSPLQKALSPIVWCRQALDNPSPEMESAKRSLIHRLDLTMSANKRRSLYGSPYNQQGYGSPYSTNAANSPYSSGFNSPSSTPSKMPTVRQQLMLGNAAHQRNTAAERNPPAVSPQSSVDSELSTSEMDEDSVGSSNTYKLNDVTDVQILARMQEESLRQDYAATASRRSSGSSCHSLRRSTFSDQELDAHSLEDEEEAVHPAFHLPSSRFSPSPRHSPRASPRNSPRSRSPARSIDYSHSRGSPQPIISRLQQPRHSLQGHGHDLQTNVVKNEEKLRRSLPNLTRSSAATAQGPEPVKNSRSCESNLQVQNGGSPRHQSQSATADQLTRYSAPSRSSPKPKQHLQSPTALRVPLSCCFGEEGDFIPSPSKLRTPVTPSPLALRQPVKATSNPGSATSTPTRSLASPRSGLPRPSASAGGGIPLPRSKLAQPVRRSLPAPRTYSGTGDNWREGCY from the exons ATGGAGGATATCAACTCCAACATCAACGCGGACTTGGAGGTGCGTAAGCTCCAGGACTTGGTGAAGAAACTCGAACAGCAAaatgaacagcttcggagtcggTCTACGATGTTGTCCTCGTCTGGAGCGATGTCAGGGAACCACAGACCCCTCAGCGAGGGATACGACCCGTCGTCGCTTACAGCGGGGATGTCAGCCGGTCTGGCCGGCTTCACTGGGGTGGGGTTCGTCGGAACGGGCGGCTACGGTGGGCTGCTAGGGAATACCCGCGGTTTGAGCCCCAGACTGTCTTACGACGGTATCAGTTTCAGGAGGCCGTATGAATATGAGGGGGCATCGGCTGCCGCCTCAGTGTCGAGTATGAACTCACTTTATTCAGACAGCATCGGGGGTTTTACAGACGAAGGGGAAACATCAATCCTAGATGAAGTGGAAATCTTAGATCTCGAAGACATGGATTGTCTAAACGAAGACGAGGACAGCTG GCTATATGAGGCGAAGCTGAACAGTCCCCTGCAGAAAGCCTTGAGTCCTATTGTGTGGTGCCGCCAAGCTCTTGACAACCCCAGTCCTGAGATGGAATCAGCCAAGCGCTCCCTCATCCACAGACTGGACCTCACCATGTCAG CCAACAAGCGCAGGAGCCTGTATGGAAGCCCCTACAACCAGCAGGGTTATGGAAGCCCGTATAGCACAAACGCAGCCAACAGCCCTTACAGCAGTGGCTTCAACTCCCCCTCCTCAACCCCCAGCAAAATGCCTACTGTCAGACAGCAGCTAATGCTTGGGAATGCAG CACACCAGCGAAACACAGCGGCAGAGAGGAATCCTCCGGCGGTGAGCCCGCAGTCATCAGTGGACAGCGAGCTGAGCACCTCAGAAATGGACGAGGACTCAGTGGGCTCCTCAAATACCTACAAACTCAATGATGTCACGGATGTCCAGATACTGGCACGCATGCAGGAAGAGA GTTTGAGACAAGATTACGCCGCAACAGCATCCAGGCGGAGCTCAGGTTCGTCCTGCCACTCGCTGCGGCGCAGCACCTTCAGCGACCAGGAGTTAGATGCACACAGTctggaggacgaggaggaggcgGTGCACCCGGCCTTCCACCTGCCCTCCAGCCGCTTCAGCCCCTCCCCTCGACACTCTCCCCGCGCCTCCCCCAGGAATTCTCCCCGCTCTCGCTCCCCCGCCCGCTCGATTGACTACAGCCACAGCCGCGGCTCGCCTCAGCCCATCATCAGCCGCCTGCAGCAGCCTCGCCACTCGCTGCAGGGCCACGGGCACGACCTGCAGACCAACGTGGTGAAGAACGAAG AAAAGCTGCGTCGTAGTCTTCCCAACCTCACGCGCTCCTCAGCGGCGACGGCCCAGGGTCCAGAGCCCGTCAAGAACAGCCGCAGCTGCGAGTCCAACCTGCAAGTGCAGAATGGAGGCTCTCCTCGACACCAGAGCCAGTCTGCCA CAGCAGATCAACTCACGAGATACTCGGCCCCTTCTCGGTCCTCCCCGAAACCCAAACAGCACCTCCAAAGCCCAACTGCCCTGCGAG TCCCACTCTCCTGTTGCTTTGGAGAAGAAGGTGATTTCA TCCCCTCTCCCAGTAAGTTGAGAACTCCAGTCACCCCGTCCCCACTGGCCTTGAGGCAACCGGTAAAGGCCACATCCAACCCCGGCTCTGCCACCTCCACCCCCACCCGCTCCCTGGCTTCTCCCCGCAGCGGCCTGCCCCGACCCAGTGCTTCTGCAGGAGGGGGGATCCCTCTGCCTCGCAGCAAATTGGCCCAACCTGTGCGCAG ATCTCTTCCCGCTCCTCGGACATACAGCGGCACAGGTGACAACTGGAGAGAAGGTTGTTACTGA
- the slain2 gene encoding SLAIN motif-containing protein 2 isoform X6 yields MEDINSNINADLEVRKLQDLVKKLEQQNEQLRSRSTMLSSSGAMSGNHRPLSEGYDPSSLTAGMSAGLAGFTGVGFVGTGGYGGLLGNTRGLSPRLSYDGISFRRPYEYEGASAAASVSSMNSLYSDSIGGFTDEGETSILDEVEILDLEDMDCLNEDEDSWLYEAKLNSPLQKALSPIVWCRQALDNPSPEMESAKRSLIHRLDLTMSANKRRSLYGSPYNQQGYGSPYSTNAANSPYSSGFNSPSSTPSKMPTVRQQLMLGNAAHQRNTAAERNPPAVSPQSSVDSELSTSEMDEDSVGSSNTYKLNDVTDVQILARMQEESLRQDYAATASRRSSGSSCHSLRRSTFSDQELDAHSLEDEEEAVHPAFHLPSSRFSPSPRHSPRASPRNSPRSRSPARSIDYSHSRGSPQPIISRLQQPRHSLQGHGHDLQTNVVKNEEKLRRSLPNLTRSSAATAQGPEPVKNSRSCESNLQVQNGGSPRHQSQSAIPSPSKLRTPVTPSPLALRQPVKATSNPGSATSTPTRSLASPRSGLPRPSASAGGGIPLPRSKLAQPVRRSLPAPRTYSGTGDNWREGCY; encoded by the exons ATGGAGGATATCAACTCCAACATCAACGCGGACTTGGAGGTGCGTAAGCTCCAGGACTTGGTGAAGAAACTCGAACAGCAAaatgaacagcttcggagtcggTCTACGATGTTGTCCTCGTCTGGAGCGATGTCAGGGAACCACAGACCCCTCAGCGAGGGATACGACCCGTCGTCGCTTACAGCGGGGATGTCAGCCGGTCTGGCCGGCTTCACTGGGGTGGGGTTCGTCGGAACGGGCGGCTACGGTGGGCTGCTAGGGAATACCCGCGGTTTGAGCCCCAGACTGTCTTACGACGGTATCAGTTTCAGGAGGCCGTATGAATATGAGGGGGCATCGGCTGCCGCCTCAGTGTCGAGTATGAACTCACTTTATTCAGACAGCATCGGGGGTTTTACAGACGAAGGGGAAACATCAATCCTAGATGAAGTGGAAATCTTAGATCTCGAAGACATGGATTGTCTAAACGAAGACGAGGACAGCTG GCTATATGAGGCGAAGCTGAACAGTCCCCTGCAGAAAGCCTTGAGTCCTATTGTGTGGTGCCGCCAAGCTCTTGACAACCCCAGTCCTGAGATGGAATCAGCCAAGCGCTCCCTCATCCACAGACTGGACCTCACCATGTCAG CCAACAAGCGCAGGAGCCTGTATGGAAGCCCCTACAACCAGCAGGGTTATGGAAGCCCGTATAGCACAAACGCAGCCAACAGCCCTTACAGCAGTGGCTTCAACTCCCCCTCCTCAACCCCCAGCAAAATGCCTACTGTCAGACAGCAGCTAATGCTTGGGAATGCAG CACACCAGCGAAACACAGCGGCAGAGAGGAATCCTCCGGCGGTGAGCCCGCAGTCATCAGTGGACAGCGAGCTGAGCACCTCAGAAATGGACGAGGACTCAGTGGGCTCCTCAAATACCTACAAACTCAATGATGTCACGGATGTCCAGATACTGGCACGCATGCAGGAAGAGA GTTTGAGACAAGATTACGCCGCAACAGCATCCAGGCGGAGCTCAGGTTCGTCCTGCCACTCGCTGCGGCGCAGCACCTTCAGCGACCAGGAGTTAGATGCACACAGTctggaggacgaggaggaggcgGTGCACCCGGCCTTCCACCTGCCCTCCAGCCGCTTCAGCCCCTCCCCTCGACACTCTCCCCGCGCCTCCCCCAGGAATTCTCCCCGCTCTCGCTCCCCCGCCCGCTCGATTGACTACAGCCACAGCCGCGGCTCGCCTCAGCCCATCATCAGCCGCCTGCAGCAGCCTCGCCACTCGCTGCAGGGCCACGGGCACGACCTGCAGACCAACGTGGTGAAGAACGAAG AAAAGCTGCGTCGTAGTCTTCCCAACCTCACGCGCTCCTCAGCGGCGACGGCCCAGGGTCCAGAGCCCGTCAAGAACAGCCGCAGCTGCGAGTCCAACCTGCAAGTGCAGAATGGAGGCTCTCCTCGACACCAGAGCCAGTCTGCCA TCCCCTCTCCCAGTAAGTTGAGAACTCCAGTCACCCCGTCCCCACTGGCCTTGAGGCAACCGGTAAAGGCCACATCCAACCCCGGCTCTGCCACCTCCACCCCCACCCGCTCCCTGGCTTCTCCCCGCAGCGGCCTGCCCCGACCCAGTGCTTCTGCAGGAGGGGGGATCCCTCTGCCTCGCAGCAAATTGGCCCAACCTGTGCGCAG ATCTCTTCCCGCTCCTCGGACATACAGCGGCACAGGTGACAACTGGAGAGAAGGTTGTTACTGA
- the slain2 gene encoding SLAIN motif-containing protein 2 isoform X5: MEDINSNINADLEVRKLQDLVKKLEQQNEQLRSRSTMLSSSGAMSGNHRPLSEGYDPSSLTAGMSAGLAGFTGVGFVGTGGYGGLLGNTRGLSPRLSYDGISFRRPYEYEGASAAASVSSMNSLYSDSIGGFTDEGETSILDEVEILDLEDMDCLNEDEDSWLYEAKLNSPLQKALSPIVWCRQALDNPSPEMESAKRSLIHRLDLTMSANKRRSLYGSPYNQQGYGSPYSTNAANSPYSSGFNSPSSTPSKMPTVRQQLMLGNAAHQRNTAAERNPPAVSPQSSVDSELSTSEMDEDSVGSSNTYKLNDVTDVQILARMQEESLRQDYAATASRRSSGSSCHSLRRSTFSDQELDAHSLEDEEEAVHPAFHLPSSRFSPSPRHSPRASPRNSPRSRSPARSIDYSHSRGSPQPIISRLQQPRHSLQGHGHDLQTNVVKNEEKLRRSLPNLTRSSAATAQGPEPVKNSRSCESNLQVQNGGSPRHQSQSAIPLSCCFGEEGDFIPSPSKLRTPVTPSPLALRQPVKATSNPGSATSTPTRSLASPRSGLPRPSASAGGGIPLPRSKLAQPVRRSLPAPRTYSGTGDNWREGCY; encoded by the exons ATGGAGGATATCAACTCCAACATCAACGCGGACTTGGAGGTGCGTAAGCTCCAGGACTTGGTGAAGAAACTCGAACAGCAAaatgaacagcttcggagtcggTCTACGATGTTGTCCTCGTCTGGAGCGATGTCAGGGAACCACAGACCCCTCAGCGAGGGATACGACCCGTCGTCGCTTACAGCGGGGATGTCAGCCGGTCTGGCCGGCTTCACTGGGGTGGGGTTCGTCGGAACGGGCGGCTACGGTGGGCTGCTAGGGAATACCCGCGGTTTGAGCCCCAGACTGTCTTACGACGGTATCAGTTTCAGGAGGCCGTATGAATATGAGGGGGCATCGGCTGCCGCCTCAGTGTCGAGTATGAACTCACTTTATTCAGACAGCATCGGGGGTTTTACAGACGAAGGGGAAACATCAATCCTAGATGAAGTGGAAATCTTAGATCTCGAAGACATGGATTGTCTAAACGAAGACGAGGACAGCTG GCTATATGAGGCGAAGCTGAACAGTCCCCTGCAGAAAGCCTTGAGTCCTATTGTGTGGTGCCGCCAAGCTCTTGACAACCCCAGTCCTGAGATGGAATCAGCCAAGCGCTCCCTCATCCACAGACTGGACCTCACCATGTCAG CCAACAAGCGCAGGAGCCTGTATGGAAGCCCCTACAACCAGCAGGGTTATGGAAGCCCGTATAGCACAAACGCAGCCAACAGCCCTTACAGCAGTGGCTTCAACTCCCCCTCCTCAACCCCCAGCAAAATGCCTACTGTCAGACAGCAGCTAATGCTTGGGAATGCAG CACACCAGCGAAACACAGCGGCAGAGAGGAATCCTCCGGCGGTGAGCCCGCAGTCATCAGTGGACAGCGAGCTGAGCACCTCAGAAATGGACGAGGACTCAGTGGGCTCCTCAAATACCTACAAACTCAATGATGTCACGGATGTCCAGATACTGGCACGCATGCAGGAAGAGA GTTTGAGACAAGATTACGCCGCAACAGCATCCAGGCGGAGCTCAGGTTCGTCCTGCCACTCGCTGCGGCGCAGCACCTTCAGCGACCAGGAGTTAGATGCACACAGTctggaggacgaggaggaggcgGTGCACCCGGCCTTCCACCTGCCCTCCAGCCGCTTCAGCCCCTCCCCTCGACACTCTCCCCGCGCCTCCCCCAGGAATTCTCCCCGCTCTCGCTCCCCCGCCCGCTCGATTGACTACAGCCACAGCCGCGGCTCGCCTCAGCCCATCATCAGCCGCCTGCAGCAGCCTCGCCACTCGCTGCAGGGCCACGGGCACGACCTGCAGACCAACGTGGTGAAGAACGAAG AAAAGCTGCGTCGTAGTCTTCCCAACCTCACGCGCTCCTCAGCGGCGACGGCCCAGGGTCCAGAGCCCGTCAAGAACAGCCGCAGCTGCGAGTCCAACCTGCAAGTGCAGAATGGAGGCTCTCCTCGACACCAGAGCCAGTCTGCCA TCCCACTCTCCTGTTGCTTTGGAGAAGAAGGTGATTTCA TCCCCTCTCCCAGTAAGTTGAGAACTCCAGTCACCCCGTCCCCACTGGCCTTGAGGCAACCGGTAAAGGCCACATCCAACCCCGGCTCTGCCACCTCCACCCCCACCCGCTCCCTGGCTTCTCCCCGCAGCGGCCTGCCCCGACCCAGTGCTTCTGCAGGAGGGGGGATCCCTCTGCCTCGCAGCAAATTGGCCCAACCTGTGCGCAG ATCTCTTCCCGCTCCTCGGACATACAGCGGCACAGGTGACAACTGGAGAGAAGGTTGTTACTGA
- the slain2 gene encoding SLAIN motif-containing protein 2 isoform X3 codes for MEDINSNINADLEVRKLQDLVKKLEQQNEQLRSRSTMLSSSGAMSGNHRPLSEGYDPSSLTAGMSAGLAGFTGVGFVGTGGYGGLLGNTRGLSPRLSYDGISFRRPYEYEGASAAASVSSMNSLYSDSIGGFTDEGETSILDEVEILDLEDMDCLNEDEDSWLYEAKLNSPLQKALSPIVWCRQALDNPSPEMESAKRSLIHRLDLTMSANKRRSLYGSPYNQQGYGSPYSTNAANSPYSSGFNSPSSTPSKMPTVRQQLMLGNAAHQRNTAAERNPPAVSPQSSVDSELSTSEMDEDSVGSSNTYKLNDVTDVQILARMQEESLRQDYAATASRRSSGSSCHSLRRSTFSDQELDAHSLEDEEEAVHPAFHLPSSRFSPSPRHSPRASPRNSPRSRSPARSIDYSHSRGSPQPIISRLQQPRHSLQGHGHDLQTNVVKNEEKLRRSLPNLTRSSAATAQGPEPVKNSRSCESNLQVQNGGSPRHQSQSATADQLTRYSAPSRSSPKPKQHLQSPTALRVPSPSKLRTPVTPSPLALRQPVKATSNPGSATSTPTRSLASPRSGLPRPSASAGGGIPLPRSKLAQPVRRSLPAPRTYSGTGDNWREGCY; via the exons ATGGAGGATATCAACTCCAACATCAACGCGGACTTGGAGGTGCGTAAGCTCCAGGACTTGGTGAAGAAACTCGAACAGCAAaatgaacagcttcggagtcggTCTACGATGTTGTCCTCGTCTGGAGCGATGTCAGGGAACCACAGACCCCTCAGCGAGGGATACGACCCGTCGTCGCTTACAGCGGGGATGTCAGCCGGTCTGGCCGGCTTCACTGGGGTGGGGTTCGTCGGAACGGGCGGCTACGGTGGGCTGCTAGGGAATACCCGCGGTTTGAGCCCCAGACTGTCTTACGACGGTATCAGTTTCAGGAGGCCGTATGAATATGAGGGGGCATCGGCTGCCGCCTCAGTGTCGAGTATGAACTCACTTTATTCAGACAGCATCGGGGGTTTTACAGACGAAGGGGAAACATCAATCCTAGATGAAGTGGAAATCTTAGATCTCGAAGACATGGATTGTCTAAACGAAGACGAGGACAGCTG GCTATATGAGGCGAAGCTGAACAGTCCCCTGCAGAAAGCCTTGAGTCCTATTGTGTGGTGCCGCCAAGCTCTTGACAACCCCAGTCCTGAGATGGAATCAGCCAAGCGCTCCCTCATCCACAGACTGGACCTCACCATGTCAG CCAACAAGCGCAGGAGCCTGTATGGAAGCCCCTACAACCAGCAGGGTTATGGAAGCCCGTATAGCACAAACGCAGCCAACAGCCCTTACAGCAGTGGCTTCAACTCCCCCTCCTCAACCCCCAGCAAAATGCCTACTGTCAGACAGCAGCTAATGCTTGGGAATGCAG CACACCAGCGAAACACAGCGGCAGAGAGGAATCCTCCGGCGGTGAGCCCGCAGTCATCAGTGGACAGCGAGCTGAGCACCTCAGAAATGGACGAGGACTCAGTGGGCTCCTCAAATACCTACAAACTCAATGATGTCACGGATGTCCAGATACTGGCACGCATGCAGGAAGAGA GTTTGAGACAAGATTACGCCGCAACAGCATCCAGGCGGAGCTCAGGTTCGTCCTGCCACTCGCTGCGGCGCAGCACCTTCAGCGACCAGGAGTTAGATGCACACAGTctggaggacgaggaggaggcgGTGCACCCGGCCTTCCACCTGCCCTCCAGCCGCTTCAGCCCCTCCCCTCGACACTCTCCCCGCGCCTCCCCCAGGAATTCTCCCCGCTCTCGCTCCCCCGCCCGCTCGATTGACTACAGCCACAGCCGCGGCTCGCCTCAGCCCATCATCAGCCGCCTGCAGCAGCCTCGCCACTCGCTGCAGGGCCACGGGCACGACCTGCAGACCAACGTGGTGAAGAACGAAG AAAAGCTGCGTCGTAGTCTTCCCAACCTCACGCGCTCCTCAGCGGCGACGGCCCAGGGTCCAGAGCCCGTCAAGAACAGCCGCAGCTGCGAGTCCAACCTGCAAGTGCAGAATGGAGGCTCTCCTCGACACCAGAGCCAGTCTGCCA CAGCAGATCAACTCACGAGATACTCGGCCCCTTCTCGGTCCTCCCCGAAACCCAAACAGCACCTCCAAAGCCCAACTGCCCTGCGAG TCCCCTCTCCCAGTAAGTTGAGAACTCCAGTCACCCCGTCCCCACTGGCCTTGAGGCAACCGGTAAAGGCCACATCCAACCCCGGCTCTGCCACCTCCACCCCCACCCGCTCCCTGGCTTCTCCCCGCAGCGGCCTGCCCCGACCCAGTGCTTCTGCAGGAGGGGGGATCCCTCTGCCTCGCAGCAAATTGGCCCAACCTGTGCGCAG ATCTCTTCCCGCTCCTCGGACATACAGCGGCACAGGTGACAACTGGAGAGAAGGTTGTTACTGA